ATGCGGATTTCCTTCTTGGCCTTGAGCTTGCCACCTTGCACCCGCGACACGGCTGTATGCAGGCCCAGTGCACGATGCGTCAGGTCCAGGCGATTGTCGAACAGCACCTTGTCGATGGCCGGCGCGTTACGCAGGTATTGCTGCTTGAGTTCCAGCGCGTAGGCGTACAACGCCTTATCGCTCTGGATCGGATGCCGGTCGGGATAGCGCTGGCGCAGGTAATCGCCCAGCCGATCCTCGGCGATCAATTGTTGCACCTGGGCTTGCAAGGCGGCGGGGTACGCCTGGAGGTATTTGAGCGCAGTCATCGGGCGGCCACACCATTACAAAAGGCCGCCAGTGTAGCGAATTCAGGCGATGACCGCGCTCCAGTCGAAGGGCTTGGCGAAGGCGTTGGTGTCTTCCGCCATCAAGGGGCGCGCCACGAGGAAACCTTGCACGAACTCGCAGCCGTGGGCCCGCAACCACTGATATTGTTCGCGGGTCTCCACCCCTTCGGCGATCACTCGCAAGCCCAGTTGCCGACACAGGTCGATCACCGAGGCGGCCAATGCGGCATCTCGGGGCGAGCCTGGCAAACGGGCGATCAAATGCCGGTCGAGCTTGAGGGTATCGAGCTGCAGATCCCGCAGGTGAGCCAACGAGCAAGGCCCGGAACCGAAGTCATCCAGCGCCACGCGCACCCCCAGATGGCGCAGCAATCGCAGTTGCTTATGGGTCTCGTCCGGGTTGCGCATCAGCGCATCCTCGGTCACCTCGACCTCAAGTTGCCGAGGCTTCAAGGCGTGGCGCTCCAGCACCTGGCGCAATTCGGTCACCAGGTTGGGCATGCCGAACTGAGTGCTGCTCAAGCTCACGCCCAACACCAGATCCTCGGCGAACAAGCGCTCCCAGACTTTGCGCTGGGCCGCGCTGCGGTGGTAGATCCAACTGCCCAGTCGGCTGATCAGCCGCGCCTCTTCCAACAGCGGCAGGAACAAGCCCGGCGGAACATCGCCGACGCTTGGGTGCTGCCAACGCAACAGCGCCTCGAACCCGCGAATGCGTCCATCATGAATACTGACCTGGGGTTGATAGACCATATTGAAGTCGCGGTTTTCGATGGCCGAGCGCACGCTTTCCTCGAGCATCAGCCGTGAACGGGCCCGACCGTTCATTTCGTGGTCATAAAAACGATATTGCTGGCGACCGGCGCGCTTGGCCTCGTACATCGCGATGTCGGAAGCGCGCAGGAGGCCATCGAGGTTGGAGCCGCAATCCGGGTAAGTCGCGATCCCGATGCTGGCCCCCAGCGTCACGTCCATGCCTTCGATCTGCTGGCAGATCGAAACCCGTTCAATAAGTTTCTCGGCGATCTTGGCAGCCTGCTCGGGTACTTCAAGATCCAGCAGGGCCGTGAACTCATCACCGCCGAGCCGCGCGAGAATATCGAAGGGTCGCAGGCAGGCCTTCAATTGTTCGGAGACCCAGCGCAGCACCCGATCGCCGGCATCGTGGCCCAGGGAATCGTTGACGCGCTTGAAGCCATCGAGATCCAGGTACAGCAGCACCCAGTTGCTTTCCAGCCGTTCGCTGCGCATCAGCAGGTTTTCCGCCGTCTGATAGAACCCCCTGCGGTTGAGCAAGCCGGTCAGCGGGTCAGTCACAGCCTGGAATTCCAACTGCTGGTGCAGATGGCGAACCACCGACATGTCCTGGAGCGTCACCACCATGGCCTTCTGCTCAGAGGGCAGAGGCGCACAGGACAGGGCCACCGACACTTGCTGGCCGGGGGCGGTGCGCAACACCGCATCGTGCAGGCGCCAGGTTTCGCCACGCCGGTAGGCGGTATGGATCTCCGAATCCATCCATTCGGGAATATGGGGCTTTTGCAGGAAATCGAGTAAAGGCATCCCCTGCAACTGGTCGGCGGTGGCATTGAGCAGACGGCACGTCGAAGGGTTGGCGAAACGGATACAGCCGTCCTCATCCACTACCAGGATCCCTTCGGCGGCGTTGTCCAGCACCGAGGCATTGAAGGCCCGTGCCGCTTCGAGATCCTGGCTCAAGCGCTGCAAGGCGCGGCGGTTACGCTGGTGCTCGAGCAACGCCTGGACCTTGGGCTTGAGGATCTGCGGATCGAAAGGTTTGAACAGGTAATCCACCGCGCCACTGGCGTAGCCCTTGATGACGGCGTCCTGGGACTGCTCGTTGGCGGTGAGGAAAATGATTGGCGTGAGCCGCGTGCGCTGGCTGCCGCGCATCAGGCGCGCCACTTCGAAACCGTCCATGTCCGGCATTTGCACATCCAGCAGCACCAGGTCGATGTCATGTTCGAGCAGCAGATTCAGCGCCTCGATCCCCGAGGACGCGGTCATCACCTGCCAATCCTGACGCTGCAGCAACGCTCGCATGCTGAGCAGGTTTTCGGGGTAGTCATCAACGATCAAAAGGACAGAGCTGTCTTCGCCAAACGGGGGTTGCGCGCATTCCATGCTGCTTCTCTTATCGGGGCGCCATGTCCGCCCTATCGAGCAAGGCGGACAACATACAGTGATCTCACTCTAGACCGGGATTTTGAAAAGCAGTAGGTGTCATCGCGCCATCATCCAGACAAAGCCCGAAATAGCCGACTAACGGTCACCCCTCTCAGGCACAAAAGCTGCAATGAGACCCATGACAGTCAATTGACGTCAAACAATCGCCGAACGGTCAACAAGAAAAGCCCCTATCCAGCGTTTCGAGACGCTTCAAAAGGGCGGTTTAAAGCCTCCCGACGCGGCGTACACCTTTTACATCCCGATACGTAGGAACCTGGACATGATCGATCTCGCAACCTGGAACTTGAGCATCCCCGAAGGCGCCCCGCCGGCAACCATTCAAACCTCGCAACTGGTCCAAGGCTTCAAGAACCAGTATTTCAACTCTGAAACCGGCACCGTGTTTTTCTGGGCTCCCGTGACAGGCGCCACGACGGCCAACGCCATTTACCCTCGCAGCGAACTGCGCGAAACCAACAGCGACGGCACGTTGCGCAATTGGCTGTACCCGGCGGCGGATAACACCCTGCGCGCCACCGTGACCGTCAACCAGGTGCCGAGCACCGGAAAGATCGTGATCGGTCAGATTCACACCAAGGACAGCACCAGCCCGATGGTGAAGCTGGAATACCAATACAAAGCCTATAGCTCTACCGGCAACATCGTCGCCAAGGTACGCCTTCGTCCCGATGATGCATCGGGCCAGGTCATCACCATCGCCACTGGCGTGACGCTCAACCGCAGCTTTTCCTACATGATCCACCTGAGCCCCAAGGGTGCACTGGGTATCACCGCGGCGGGTTATAACTGGCGAACCACCGTCGATCCGAGTTGGAAAGTCAAACCGCTCTACTTCAAGGCGGGCGTGTATGTCCAAGACAACACCGGCTACGTCACCGAGGGCGGGAAGGTGACGTTCAGCCTGCTGGAAATCAAACACACCACCCTTTGATCATCGCTTCACCGCGCCGTAACAGCACAGGGACGTTGCTGTCGGCACACCTTTCAAGGCATCCGTTCAGGATGCTTTTTTGTTTGCACGCCTGGAGCGTCAAATAGCCATCGCGCAATCGTTCCCTGGAAAACCCACTTAGTCGACCAACGGTCGTACATCTCGGGCACAAAACCGGAAAACGCCACTCTGACGGTCTGCTGACGCCAACTCACCGCCGGACGATCGTGCCAATTTCTCGTCTGCGATTGCTTATGGCCTCAGCAAAAGCGCGTCTTAAAGCCTCCGGCTGTGGCGTAAATCATTTCTTCTTCTCAGAAAGGATCCGAACATGGTCGATATGGCAACCTGGAACCTGAGCATTCCCGAAGGCAGCCCGCCGAAAACCATCGAAACCCCTCGCTTGATAGACGGGTTCCAGGACAAGTATTTCAATTCCGAAGGCAGCACCGTGTATTTCTGGTCACCGGTTACCGGCACCAAGACTGAAAACGCGATCTACCCGCGCAGCGAATTGCGCGAAACCTACCGAGACGGAAGGTTGCGCAACTGGGTCTATCCAGACGCCGACAACTTCTTGCGGGCAACGCTCGTCGTCAATCAAGTGCCCAGCAGCGGCAAGATCGTCATTGGCCAGATCCATGCGAAGGACAGCAGCAAGCCCATGGTCAAGCTGGAATACCAATACAGCGACTCCAGCGCCACCGGCAACATTGTCGCCAAGGTCCGCATGCGTCCCGATGACAGCGAAGGCAGGGTTATCACCGTTGCCACCGGAGTGAAGCTCAACCGGTCGTTCTCTTACCGGATCCATCTTGATCGGACCGGCGACCTGGGCATTACCGCTGCCGGCAACAGTTGGTACACCACGGTTGGCGCGGCCTGGCGCGACAAGCCGTTGTACTTCAAGGCTGGGGTGTATGTGCAGGACAACACGGGCTATACCAGCGAAGGTGGAAAGGTGACGTTCAGCGTGTTGGATATCGATCACAACACCTGATTTTCTGCTTCTGAAAATCTCGTAGGAATTTACGTCCCGTGGCGAGGGAGCTTGCTCCCGCTGGGCTGCGAAGCGGCCCTCTTTCCTCCAGACCTACCGCATTTGCCGGTTTTACGGCGGCTGCGCCCCCGAGCGGGAGCAAGCTCCCTCGCCACAGGGGGCCGGTGCGTCCTACAGCGTCGATTTTGGCCTTG
This genomic interval from Pseudomonas alvandae contains the following:
- a CDS encoding M48 metallopeptidase family protein; translated protein: MTALKYLQAYPAALQAQVQQLIAEDRLGDYLRQRYPDRHPIQSDKALYAYALELKQQYLRNAPAIDKVLFDNRLDLTHRALGLHTAVSRVQGGKLKAKKEIRIASLFKEAAPDFLKMIVVHELAHFKESDHNKAFYQLCEHMLPGYHQLEFDLRVYLTWRDLQQDKE
- a CDS encoding putative bifunctional diguanylate cyclase/phosphodiesterase, coding for MECAQPPFGEDSSVLLIVDDYPENLLSMRALLQRQDWQVMTASSGIEALNLLLEHDIDLVLLDVQMPDMDGFEVARLMRGSQRTRLTPIIFLTANEQSQDAVIKGYASGAVDYLFKPFDPQILKPKVQALLEHQRNRRALQRLSQDLEAARAFNASVLDNAAEGILVVDEDGCIRFANPSTCRLLNATADQLQGMPLLDFLQKPHIPEWMDSEIHTAYRRGETWRLHDAVLRTAPGQQVSVALSCAPLPSEQKAMVVTLQDMSVVRHLHQQLEFQAVTDPLTGLLNRRGFYQTAENLLMRSERLESNWVLLYLDLDGFKRVNDSLGHDAGDRVLRWVSEQLKACLRPFDILARLGGDEFTALLDLEVPEQAAKIAEKLIERVSICQQIEGMDVTLGASIGIATYPDCGSNLDGLLRASDIAMYEAKRAGRQQYRFYDHEMNGRARSRLMLEESVRSAIENRDFNMVYQPQVSIHDGRIRGFEALLRWQHPSVGDVPPGLFLPLLEEARLISRLGSWIYHRSAAQRKVWERLFAEDLVLGVSLSSTQFGMPNLVTELRQVLERHALKPRQLEVEVTEDALMRNPDETHKQLRLLRHLGVRVALDDFGSGPCSLAHLRDLQLDTLKLDRHLIARLPGSPRDAALAASVIDLCRQLGLRVIAEGVETREQYQWLRAHGCEFVQGFLVARPLMAEDTNAFAKPFDWSAVIA
- a CDS encoding polysaccharide lyase family 7 protein, which produces MIDLATWNLSIPEGAPPATIQTSQLVQGFKNQYFNSETGTVFFWAPVTGATTANAIYPRSELRETNSDGTLRNWLYPAADNTLRATVTVNQVPSTGKIVIGQIHTKDSTSPMVKLEYQYKAYSSTGNIVAKVRLRPDDASGQVITIATGVTLNRSFSYMIHLSPKGALGITAAGYNWRTTVDPSWKVKPLYFKAGVYVQDNTGYVTEGGKVTFSLLEIKHTTL
- a CDS encoding polysaccharide lyase family 7 protein — protein: MVDMATWNLSIPEGSPPKTIETPRLIDGFQDKYFNSEGSTVYFWSPVTGTKTENAIYPRSELRETYRDGRLRNWVYPDADNFLRATLVVNQVPSSGKIVIGQIHAKDSSKPMVKLEYQYSDSSATGNIVAKVRMRPDDSEGRVITVATGVKLNRSFSYRIHLDRTGDLGITAAGNSWYTTVGAAWRDKPLYFKAGVYVQDNTGYTSEGGKVTFSVLDIDHNT